One genomic segment of Drosophila melanogaster chromosome 3L includes these proteins:
- the Csp gene encoding cysteine string protein, isoform C produces MSAPGMDKRKLSTSGDSLYEILGLPKTATGDDIKKTYRKLALKYHPDKNPDNVDAADKFKEVNRAHSILSDQTKRNIYDNYGSLGLYIAEQFGEENVNAYFVVTSPAVKAVVICCAVITGCCCCCCCCCCCNFCCGKFKPPVNESHDQYSHLNEDVDLDDVNLGAGGAPVTSQPREQAGGQPVFAMPPPSGAVGVNPFTGAPVAANENTSLNTTEQTTYTPDMVNQKY; encoded by the exons ATGAGCGCACCTGGCATGGACAAGAGAAAACTGTC gACATCTGGCGACTCGCTTTACGAGATCTTAGGACTTCCGAAGACAGCCACCGGAGATGATATTAAAAAGACTTACCGGAAACTCGCACTCAAATACCATCCCGATAAGAACCCGGACAATGTGGATGCGGCTGATAAG TTCAAGGAAGTCAACCGGGCCCACTCGATATTGAGCGACCAGACGAAGCGCAACATATACGACAACTACGGCTCTTTGGGCTTGTACATAGCCGAGCAGTTTGGCGAGGAGAATGTCAACGCATACTTCGTGGTCACTTCACCGGCTGTAAAG GCGGTGGTTATCTGCTGTGCCGTGATCACTggatgctgttgttgctgctgctgctgctgctgttgcaacttCTGCTGCGGCAAGTTCAAGCCGCCGGTCAACGAGTCGCACGATCAGTATTCACATCTGAAT GAGGACGTTGACCTAGACGACGTTAACTTGGGTGCGGGCGGAGCCCCCGTTACCTCACAGCCGCGGGAACAGGCCGGAGGACAGCCTGTTTTCGCCATGCCGCCGCCCAGTGGAGCCGTGGGAGTAAACCCCTTCACCGGCGCCCCTGTAGCAGCTAACGAGAATACGTCGCTAAACACAACGGAGCAGACCACTTACACGCCAG ATATggttaatcaaaaatattag
- the Rich gene encoding RIC1 homolog, isoform B, translating into MYYPVGWPKRVGLALPGESASIRHICCDAVKILVAAVGDDFLGIWYANPLIPIAYFRRTEDSLRQYGANQLIVWKPDSRQLALLTASGSLLLYQLDFEANGMGILQQIDPPAASLKRDSAELFIKENIPRLSLRELCSVTLGSVITTVCCISLSELLLATQSCELLRLQWTELEHAENDLELPALSSIKLRDIPFYVQQQPQQSARNVPPLNRDSYVASLEYSPFIGGCAAVFSDRRAAFLIANHLRFETDHMHGFWVPDVEDASVCSVNHKFRLLAYGQESSAVKVYAIDDATGGLEFSHRLILTENILPDSLGSVNELKWSPDGCVLAVSWTNGGLSLWSTFGALLMSTLSWDFGLNVDLVCQNPLKIRRLEWSTEGYQLFMLKLHPEKDKSNVLQLQFVKSALSMNPCMTTSPHILLQGDDCLYLNQGNNLELTYAGSHGTFPSSGLGSDEDISGDGDCLELKQSPHTGSILTESKYWTVLQLPLNYAATNWPIRYAAIDPDGLHLAVAGRTGLAHYSLVTRRWKLFGNESQEKDFVVSGGLLWWHGFVVMGCYSLLDRTDELRCYPADCKLDNQYGHKLQVRAPVISLNSFRHQLIVLTADGIVSLFNMSKNSAYALDIECAYELDVKSICIHPACIVSLTVTNLKNELKPQGQLGGDQAETIIVNVCGRILMIQRDAGEQVPNTLLATCLASCVEVFWLSHSLERCAMRDCLWLYSGAHGMRVWLPILPPGRERREGEQGGAQRLHSFMSKRIMLSFPLKLYPLVVLFDNVIVLGVENESTLYANEQVSHFSLPFAVMERKSQIYLHKVLRQLIKRNLGYSAWEMAQSCCSLPYFPHALELLLHEVLEEEATSKQPIPDAQLPSILDFIREFPVYLETIVQCARKTEIALWPYLFSMAGKPKDLFQMCLQSEQLDTAASYLIILQNLEPSVVSKQYATMLLDIALQQRKWELAKDLIRFLKAIDPNEIDSPRSSMVVNVKIAPPPQVNTQQQVNQNADAFNMVLGPIARERSFSTTVTSNLPKDKQASGTPGVAPVTESSSAGAPSVVRRRSTKQRETFCIDLILQRHARQLLQNHKLMDLGYMCAYLDFHLVSWLSQESERAAKLDDFAGALQALHEELDLPIPFPTAAKDDFAQIRGSLRQTGGGGSSQTSESGYFSLATPNGAATQSPQLQPSIREEEEELQQPSSLPILKTRSGSQLSFDNFRYRRLYSLPTSEDDLAVDILPQKLSIKLRYLLQLFIEANCTDYALVLSILLQDAASISRIVNGIIRSESVHTCRRTESALKQLSQSTFEHSGSLYRGFVLTLQPHVYLLEQYIQSLGDAPCSQLQDAGPGTEQGVDVSTGLQGLQNEVGEFVPNSQQANGNQWTVADLNPNHQRLTRHASLESNGNAVVASGSSAHSTPTQRQLSRQNSREREGCRLM; encoded by the exons ATGTACTATCCAGTGGGCTGGCCCAAGCGGGTGGGCCTGGCGCTGCCCGGCGAGAGCGCCAGCATCCGGCACATCTGCTGCGACGCGGTGAAAATACTTGTGGCCGCCGTGGGCGACGACTTTCTGGGCATCTGGTACGCGAATCCACTCATTCCCATTGCTTATTTCCGGCGGACGGAGGACTCCCTTCGCCAGTACGGGGCCAACCAGCTGATCGTGTGGAAGCCGGACTCTCGGCAGCTTGCCCTGCTTACCGCGTCCGGCTCCCTGTTGTTGTACCAACTGGACTTCGAAGCCAACGGCATGGGAATCCTGCAGCAGATAGATCCGCCCGCCGCGAGCCTCAAACGCGACTCCGCCGAGCTGTTTATCAAGGAAAACATACCCCGGCTGAGCCTTCGCGAACTGTGTAGCGTCACCTTGGGCTCCGTCATCACCACTGTGTGCTGCATTAGCCTCAGCGAATTACTCTTGGCCACCCAGTCCTGCGAACTGCTGCGTCTGCAGTGGACCGAACTGGAGCACGCAGAGAACGACCTAGAGTTGCCAGCCCTATCTTCAATTAAGCTGCGCGACATTCCCTTCTACGTCCAGCAGCAGCCTCAGCAGTCCGCGCGCAATGTGCCGCCCTTGAACAGGGACTCGTACGTAGCTTCTCTGGAATACTCGCCGTTCATCGGTGGCTGTGCAGCCGTCTTCAGTGACCGACGAGCCGCCTTCCTGATTGCCAACCATCTAAGATTTGAGACCGATCACATGCACGGCTTCTGGGTGCCGGATGTTGAGGATGCGAGTGTCTGCAGTGTCAATCACAAATTTCGACTGTTGGCATATGGTCAAGAGAGCTCGGCGGTGAAGGTGTACGCAATTGATGATGCCACCGGGGGACTAGAGTTTTCTCATCGACTTATCCTCACGGAAAACATACTCCCAGACAGCCTGGGTTCAGTAAACGAGCTAAAGTGGAGCCCTGACGGCTGCGTCCTTGCTGTGAGTTGGACAAATGGAGGCTTGTCCCTATGGAGCACATTCGGAGCATTGTTAATGTCTACTCTGAGCTGGGATTTCGGCCTTAACGTAGATTTGGTTTGTCAAAATCCACTCAAGATCCGTCGGCTCGAATGGTCAACCGAGGGTTATCAGCTTTTTATGCTAAAACTGCATCCGGAAAAAGACAAAAGTAATGTGCTTCAGCTGCAGTTTGTGAAGAGCGCTCTGAGTATGAATCCCTGCATGACGACTAGTCCGCACATCCTGCTGCAGGGTGACGACTGCCTGTACCTTAACCAGGGCAATAATCTGGAGCTAACGTATGCCGGAAGCCATGGAACGTTTCCATCAAGCGGCCTGGGCTCTGACGAAGACATTTCCGGTGATGGCGACTGTCTGGAGTTAAAACAAAGCCCGCACACAGGCAGCATTCTTACGGAGAGTAAGTATTGGACAGTGTTGCAGCTGCCGCTCAACTACGCGGCCACAAACTGGCCAATCCGATATGCTGCTATCGATCCCGATGGACTCCACTTGGCGGTGGCTGGTCGCACTGGACTGGCGCACTACTCCCTAGTGACCCGGCGCTGGAAGCTTTTTGGCAATGAGTCGCAGGAGAAGGACTTCGTTGTCTCTGGCGGCCTACTGTGGTGGCATGGCTTTGTAGTCATGGGCTGCTATTCGCTTCTAGACCGCACGGATGAGTTGCGTTGCTATCCGGCAGATTGCAAACTCGACAACCAATACGGGCACAAGCTGCAGGTCCGAGCACCAGTTATTAGCCTGAACTCATTCCGACACCAGTTGATTGTACTCACTGCCGATGGAATAGTGAGCCTGTTCAATATGTCGAAAAACTCAGCGTACGCCCTGGATATTGAATGCGCCTATGAATTGGACGTGAAGAGCATTTGCATCCATCCTGCCTGCATTGTTAGTCTGACTGTGACTAACCTCAAGAATGAGCTAAAGCCCCAGGGACAGCTGGGTGGAGATCAGGCAGAGACTATCATCGTGAATGTATGCGGCCGCATATTGATGATACAGCGCGATGCCGGCGAACAG GTCCCAAACACCTTGCTGGCCACCTGCCTGGCTAGCTGCGTTGAGGTCTTCTGGCTGTCACACTCCCTGGAACGCTGTGCGATGCGTGACTGCCTTTGGCTTTACTCCGGTGCCCACGGAATGCGCGTATGGCTTCCAATACTGCCGCCGGGAAGGGAGCGTCGCGAAGGCGAGCAGGGCGGCGCCCAACGTCTGCACAGTTTTATGTCAAAGCGAATCATGCTGAGCTTTCCGCTGAAACTTTATCCGCTCGTCGTGCTCTTTGACAATGTGATCGTTCTGGGGGTGGAGAACGAAAGCACGCTTTACGCCAATGAGCAGGTCTCCCACTTCTCTCTGCCGTTCGCCGTTATGGAACGCAAGTCGCAGATCTATCTGCACAAGGTACTTCGCCAACTGATCAAGCGGAATTTGGGCTACTCTGCCTGGGAAATGGCACAGTCGTGTTGCTCGCTACCATATTTTCCGCACGCTCTGGAACTGCTTCTACACGAGGTTCTCGAGGAAGAGGCTACTAGCAAACAGCCCATCCCGGATGCACAGCTGCCCAGTATTCTGGACTTTATAAGAGAGTTTCCCGTCTACTTGGAAACAATTGTTCAATGTGCCCGCAAAACAGAGATCGCCCTGTGGCCGTACCTATTTTCGATGGCTGGTAAACCGAAGGATTTATTCCAGATGTGTCTGCAGTCGGAGCAGCTGGACACGGCTGCGAGCTACTTGATAATCCTGCAGAATCTAGAACCCTCTGTTGTTAGCAAGCAATATGCCACCATGCTGCTGGACATTGCTCTACAGCAGCGAAAGTGGGAGCTGGCTAAGGACTTGATCCGGTTTTTAAAGGCTATAGATCCAAATGAGATCGACTCACCGCGGTCGTCGATGGTGGTGAATGTGAAAATTGCTCCTCCTCCCCAGGTGAATACACAGCAGCAAGTGAACCAGAATGCGGATGCCTTTAACATGGTTCTGGGTCCCATTGCCAGAGAGAGAAGCTTCTCCACCACGGTGACTAGCAATCTGCCCAAAGATAAGCAGGCATCTGGGACTCCTGGGGTTGCACCTGTGACCGAAAGCAGCAGTGCAGGAGCACCCTCGGTGGTGCGCCGGCGGTCGACTAAGCAGCGAGAGACGTTCTGCATCGATCTGATACTGCAGCGCCATGCTCGACAACTACTTCAGAACCACAAACTAATGGATTTAGGCTACATGTGTGCTTATCTGGACTTTCACCTTGTCAGCTGGCTTTCGCAGGAATCAGAGCGGGCAGCCAAGTTGGATGATTTCGCCGGCGCTCTGCAGGCGCTACACGAAGAACTAGATCTCCCCATTCCATTTCCGACTGCGGCAAAGGACGACTTTGCTCAGATACGCGGCAGTCTTCGACAGACAGGAGGCGGTGGATCTTCGCAAACGTCAGAGTCTGGCTATTTTAGCTTGGCCACGCCCAATGGAGCCGCAACACAGTCGCCACAGCTGCAGCCAAGCATTAGGGAAGAGGAGGAAGAACTGCAGCAGCCTAGCTCCCTACCAATACTTAAGACGCGGTCTGGATCGCAACTGTCGTTCGATAACTTTCGCTACCGCCGGCTGTACTCGCTACCGACATCAGAGGACGACCTAGCCGTGGATATTCTGCCTCAGAAGCTGTCCATTAAGCTGCGTTACTTGTTACAGCTGTTTATCGAGGCGAACTGCACGGACTACGCGCTGGTTCTTTCCATTTTGCTCCAGGACGCGGCTTCCATCTCGCGGATTGTAAACGGAATAATCCGAAGCGAATCGGTTCACACCTGTCGACGTACGGAATCTGCACTCAAACAGTTAAGTCAGAGCACCTTTGAACACAGCGGATCTTTGTACCGGGGGTTCGTCCTCACCTTGCAACCGCATGTTTACCTGCTAGAACAGTACATACAGTCTCTGGGGGATGCTCCCTGTTCGCAGCTCCAAGATGCCGGCCCGGGTACCGAGCAGGGCGTGGACGTCAGCACGGGACTCCAGGGACTGCAGAACGAAGTGGGCGAATTTGTTCCAAATTCCCAGCAGGCTAACGGAAACCAATGGACTGTGGCGGACCTTAACCCGAATCACCAGCGGCTCACGCGGCACGCCAGTCTAGAGTCTAACGGGAACGCAGTGGTGGCCAGCGGTTCCTCTGCCCATTCAACGCCCACCCAGCGCCAACTGTCACGGCAGAACAGCCGCGAGCGGGAGGGCTGTCGCCTCATGTAA
- the Csp gene encoding cysteine string protein, isoform B: MSAPGMDKRKLSTSGDSLYEILGLPKTATGDDIKKTYRKLALKYHPDKNPDNVDAADKFKEVNRAHSILSDQTKRNIYDNYGSLGLYIAEQFGEENVNAYFVVTSPAVKAVVICCAVITGCCCCCCCCCCCNFCCGKFKPPVNESHDQYSHLNRPDGNREGNDMPTHLGQPPRLEDVDLDDVNLGAGGAPVTSQPREQAGGQPVFAMPPPSGAVGVNPFTGAPVAANENTSLNTTEQTTYTPDMVNQKY, encoded by the exons ATGAGCGCACCTGGCATGGACAAGAGAAAACTGTC gACATCTGGCGACTCGCTTTACGAGATCTTAGGACTTCCGAAGACAGCCACCGGAGATGATATTAAAAAGACTTACCGGAAACTCGCACTCAAATACCATCCCGATAAGAACCCGGACAATGTGGATGCGGCTGATAAG TTCAAGGAAGTCAACCGGGCCCACTCGATATTGAGCGACCAGACGAAGCGCAACATATACGACAACTACGGCTCTTTGGGCTTGTACATAGCCGAGCAGTTTGGCGAGGAGAATGTCAACGCATACTTCGTGGTCACTTCACCGGCTGTAAAG GCGGTGGTTATCTGCTGTGCCGTGATCACTggatgctgttgttgctgctgctgctgctgctgttgcaacttCTGCTGCGGCAAGTTCAAGCCGCCGGTCAACGAGTCGCACGATCAGTATTCACATCTGAAT CGCCCCGATGGCAATCGGGAGGGCAACGATATGCCAACGCATCTGGGACAGCCGCCACGCCTT GAGGACGTTGACCTAGACGACGTTAACTTGGGTGCGGGCGGAGCCCCCGTTACCTCACAGCCGCGGGAACAGGCCGGAGGACAGCCTGTTTTCGCCATGCCGCCGCCCAGTGGAGCCGTGGGAGTAAACCCCTTCACCGGCGCCCCTGTAGCAGCTAACGAGAATACGTCGCTAAACACAACGGAGCAGACCACTTACACGCCAG ATATggttaatcaaaaatattag
- the Ddx1 gene encoding Dead-box-1 yields MTAFEEFGVLPELGMATDELDWTLPTDVQAEAIPLILGGGDVLMAAETGSGKTGAFCLPILQIVWETLRDLEEGKAGKGGAIGGAVTPWTMSFFDRGNALAVTPDGLRCQSREFKEWHGCRATTGVRGKGKFYFEATVTDEGLCRVGWSTQQANLDLGTCRMGFGFGGTGKKSNNRQFDDYGEAFGKADVIGCLLDLKNQEVSFTKNGQNLGVAFRLPDNLAKETFYPAVVLKNAEMQFNFGKTDFKYAPGNGFVGACQAGPEHSKANPITGPAAGAPSAKPAPNAPQAIIMEPSRELAEQTYNQIEKFKYHLSNPEVRSLLLIGGVRLEEQKAQLMQGTHIVVGTPGRLEEMINSGLVLLTHCRFFVLDEADALLKQGYTELIDRLHKQIPKITSDGRRLQMVVCSATLHAFEVKKMAERLMHFPTWVDLKGEDAVPETVHHVVCLVDPQMDTTWQSLRQPIGTDGVHDRDNVHPGNHSKETLSQAVKLLKGEYCVHAIDKHNMDRAIIFCRTKQDCDNLERFLRQRGGKHYSCVCLHGDRKPQERKENLEMFKRQQVKFLICTDVAARGLDITGLPFMINVTLPDDKTNYVHRIGRVGRAERMGLAISLVATVPEKVWYHGEWCKSRGRSCNNTNLTEVRGCCIWYNEPNLLAEVEDHLNITIQQVDKTMDVPVNDFDGKVVYGQKNLRTGSGYEDHVEQLVPTVRKLTELELQSQSLFLKRLKV; encoded by the exons ATGACTGCATTCGAAG AGTTTGGCGTGCTTCCGGAGCTGGGAATGGCCACAGACGAATTGGACTGGAC CCTGCCCACCGATGTCCAGGCTGAGGCCATTCCTCTGATCCTGGGTGGCGGCGATGTACTGATGGCCGCCGAAACTGGTTCCGGAAAAACGGGTGCCTTCTGCCTCCCCATTCTGCAAATCGTGTGGGAGACCTTGCGTGATCTGGAGGAGGGGAAGGCTGGCAAGGGCGGTGCAATTGGAGGAGCTGTGACTCCGTGGACCATGTCCTTCTTCGACCGAGGAAACGCGCTTGCCGTCACTCCTGATGGTCTGCGTTGCCAGTCGCGGGAGTTCAAGGAGTGGCACGGGTGTCGGGCCACCACTGGCGTTCGCGGAAAGGGCAAGTTCTACTTTGAGGCCACGGTAACGGACGAGGGACTGTGTCGTGTGGGCTGGTCTACACAGCAGGCAAACCTCGATTTGGGCACCTGTCGCATGGGCTTTGGATTCGGCGGCACCGGCAAGAAGTCCAACAACCGCCAGTTTGATGACTACGGTGAGGCATTCGGCAAGGCAGATGTCATCGGCTGCCTGCTCGATTTGAAAAACCAGGAAGTGAGCTTCACCAAGAATGGCCAGAACCTGGGCGTAGCCTTCCGCCTGCCGGACAACCTTGCCAAGGAGACCTTTTACCCGGCGGTGGTGCTGAAGAACGCCGAAATGCAGTTTAACTTTGGAAAGACTGACTTCAAGTATGCCCCGGGTAACGGGTTCGTTGGCGCTTGCCAGGCTGGACCCGAGCATAGCAAGGCCAATCCGATAACCGGTCCCGCAGCTGGAGCACCGTCCGCCAAACCGGCGCCTAACGCCCCTCAGGCCATTATCATGGAGCCCAGCAGAGAATTGGCCGAGCAAACCTACAACCAGATCGAGAAGTTTAAATACCACCTGAGCAACCCAGAGGTTCGCTCCCTGCTGCTTATCGGTGGAGTGAGGTTGGAAGAGCAAAAGGCGCAGCTGATGCAGGGCACTCACATAGTGGTGGGCACGCCCGGGCGGCTGGAGGAGATGATCAACAGTGGACTGGTCCTGCTCACCCATTGCCGCTTTTTTGTTCTGGATGAGGCTGACGCACTTCTGAAGCAGGGTTACACCGAGCTGATTGACCGTCTACACAAACAAATTCCGAAGATCACATCGGATGGTCGCCGTCTGCAGATGGTCGTCTGCTCGGCCACGTTGCATGCATTTGAGGTGAAGAAAATGGCTGAGCGCCTGATGCACTTCCCCACCTGGGTGGATCTGAAGGGGGAGGATGCTGTCCCTGAGACGGTTCACCACGTCGTCTGTCTAGTCGACCCGCAGATGGACACCACCTGGCAGTCGCTGCGCCAACCCATTGGCACCGACGGCGTCCACGACCGTGACAACGTTCATCCAGGCAATCATTCGAAGGAGACGTTGTCGCAGGCAGTCAAGCTGCTCAAGGGCGAATACTGTGTGCACGCTATAGATAAACACAATATGGACCGAGCCATTATCTTCTGCCGCACCAAGCAAGACTGTGATAACTTAGAAAGATTTCTCCGCCAGCGAGGCGGAAAACATTACTCGTGCGTCTGCCTTCATGGTGACCGAAAGCCGCAGGAGCGTAAAGAAAACCTGGAAATGTTTAAGCGGCAACAAGTCAAGTTTCTGATTTGCACGGACGTGGCGGCTCGTGGTCTAGACATTACGGGGCTGCCGTTTA TGATAAATGTGACGCTGCCCGATGACAAGACCAATTACGTTCATCGCATCGGACGTGTGGGCAGGGCGGAACGCATGGGGTTGGCCATTAGTTTGGTGGCAACAGTGCCGGAGAAGGTTTGGTACCACGGCGAGTGGTGCAAGTCGCGCGGCCGTAGCTGCAACAACACAAACTTAACCGAAGTCCGAGGATGCTGCATCTGGTACAACGAACCAAACCTACTGGCCGAAGTTGAGGACCACTTGAACATCACCATCCAGCAGGTGGACAAGACCATGGATGTGCCAGTTAATGACTTCGACGGCAAGGTCGTGTACGGTCAAAAGAATTTAAGAACTGGCAGCGGCTACGAAGACCACGTCGAGCAGCTGGTGCCAACTGTACGCAAACTGACGGAGCTAGAGTTGCAATCACAATCTTTATTCTTGAAACGTCTTAAGGTCTAA
- the CG11523 gene encoding uncharacterized protein yields the protein MGEPKATADPGEEQAFNCEDEANAIINDVKAHVAEICISSKLASDATQIYLNIRTIESATCCVQVSSRGFKIVSSQYDTIDEDSRISALLRNGQEQGDDEEEEIFETPYALLDKISPRYVESFGNQLCQQLRALQQMRTEFNEEDEEEEEEAEEEEKK from the coding sequence ATGGGCGAACCGAAAGCCACCGCAGACCCTGGGGAGGAGCAGGCCTTCAACTGCGAGGACGAAGCCAACGCCATAATTAACGATGTTAAGGCTCACGTCGCTGAGATTTGCATCTCATCCAAACTGGCAAGCGATGCCACGCAAATTTACCTGAACATCCGGACTATCGAGAGCGCCACTTGCTGCGTTCAGGTGAGCAGTCGTGGCTTCAAGATCGTCTCCTCCCAGTACGACACCATAGACGAGGACAGCCGGATCTCTGCACTGCTTCGCAACGGACAAGAGCAAggcgacgacgaggaggaggagataTTTGAAACGCCGTACGCGCTGCTGGACAAGATCAGCCCCCGCTACGTCGAGTCGTTCGGCAACCAGCTGTGCCAGCAGCTTAGAGCGCTGCAACAGATGCGAACCGAGTTCaacgaggaggacgaggaggaggaggaggaggcggaggaggaggagaagaagTGA
- the Csp gene encoding cysteine string protein, isoform A, with the protein MSAPGMDKRKLSTSGDSLYEILGLPKTATGDDIKKTYRKLALKYHPDKNPDNVDAADKFKEVNRAHSILSDQTKRNIYDNYGSLGLYIAEQFGEENVNAYFVVTSPAVKAVVICCAVITGCCCCCCCCCCCNFCCGKFKPPVNESHDQYSHLNEDVDLDDVNLGAGGAPVTSQPREQAGGQPVFAMPPPSGAVGVNPFTGAPVAANENTSLNTTEQTTYTPGI; encoded by the exons ATGAGCGCACCTGGCATGGACAAGAGAAAACTGTC gACATCTGGCGACTCGCTTTACGAGATCTTAGGACTTCCGAAGACAGCCACCGGAGATGATATTAAAAAGACTTACCGGAAACTCGCACTCAAATACCATCCCGATAAGAACCCGGACAATGTGGATGCGGCTGATAAG TTCAAGGAAGTCAACCGGGCCCACTCGATATTGAGCGACCAGACGAAGCGCAACATATACGACAACTACGGCTCTTTGGGCTTGTACATAGCCGAGCAGTTTGGCGAGGAGAATGTCAACGCATACTTCGTGGTCACTTCACCGGCTGTAAAG GCGGTGGTTATCTGCTGTGCCGTGATCACTggatgctgttgttgctgctgctgctgctgctgttgcaacttCTGCTGCGGCAAGTTCAAGCCGCCGGTCAACGAGTCGCACGATCAGTATTCACATCTGAAT GAGGACGTTGACCTAGACGACGTTAACTTGGGTGCGGGCGGAGCCCCCGTTACCTCACAGCCGCGGGAACAGGCCGGAGGACAGCCTGTTTTCGCCATGCCGCCGCCCAGTGGAGCCGTGGGAGTAAACCCCTTCACCGGCGCCCCTGTAGCAGCTAACGAGAATACGTCGCTAAACACAACGGAGCAGACCACTTACACGCCAGGTATATAA
- the Csp gene encoding cysteine string protein, isoform E, protein MSAPGMDKRKLSTSGDSLYEILGLPKTATGDDIKKTYRKLALKYHPDKNPDNVDAADKFKEVNRAHSILSDQTKRNIYDNYGSLGLYIAEQFGEENVNAYFVVTSPAVKAVVICCAVITGCCCCCCCCCCCNFCCGKFKPPVNESHDQYSHLNRPDGNREGNDMPTHLGQPPRLEDVDLDDVNLGAGGAPVTSQPREQAGGQPVFAMPPPSGAVGVNPFTGAPVAANENTSLNTTEQTTYTPGI, encoded by the exons ATGAGCGCACCTGGCATGGACAAGAGAAAACTGTC gACATCTGGCGACTCGCTTTACGAGATCTTAGGACTTCCGAAGACAGCCACCGGAGATGATATTAAAAAGACTTACCGGAAACTCGCACTCAAATACCATCCCGATAAGAACCCGGACAATGTGGATGCGGCTGATAAG TTCAAGGAAGTCAACCGGGCCCACTCGATATTGAGCGACCAGACGAAGCGCAACATATACGACAACTACGGCTCTTTGGGCTTGTACATAGCCGAGCAGTTTGGCGAGGAGAATGTCAACGCATACTTCGTGGTCACTTCACCGGCTGTAAAG GCGGTGGTTATCTGCTGTGCCGTGATCACTggatgctgttgttgctgctgctgctgctgctgttgcaacttCTGCTGCGGCAAGTTCAAGCCGCCGGTCAACGAGTCGCACGATCAGTATTCACATCTGAAT CGCCCCGATGGCAATCGGGAGGGCAACGATATGCCAACGCATCTGGGACAGCCGCCACGCCTT GAGGACGTTGACCTAGACGACGTTAACTTGGGTGCGGGCGGAGCCCCCGTTACCTCACAGCCGCGGGAACAGGCCGGAGGACAGCCTGTTTTCGCCATGCCGCCGCCCAGTGGAGCCGTGGGAGTAAACCCCTTCACCGGCGCCCCTGTAGCAGCTAACGAGAATACGTCGCTAAACACAACGGAGCAGACCACTTACACGCCAGGTATATAA